A genomic window from Tolypothrix sp. PCC 7910 includes:
- a CDS encoding 4a-hydroxytetrahydrobiopterin dehydratase, which translates to MAQLLTESEIQEKVSVISGWTIEGAKLKTTRTFKDFIQAIEFVNKLVEPSESAGHHPDIEISYNKVKLQLTTHDAGGLTSKDFHLAEVISQIN; encoded by the coding sequence ATGGCACAGCTACTTACGGAGTCAGAAATTCAAGAAAAAGTAAGTGTGATTTCAGGCTGGACTATTGAGGGAGCGAAATTAAAGACTACCCGCACATTTAAAGATTTTATTCAAGCAATTGAGTTTGTGAATAAATTAGTGGAACCTTCTGAGTCCGCAGGACATCATCCTGATATAGAGATTTCCTATAACAAAGTGAAACTCCAATTAACCACGCATGATGCTGGTGGTTTAACGTCAAAAGATTTTCATCTAGCAGAGGTAATTTCCCAAATTAACTGA
- a CDS encoding energy-coupling factor ABC transporter ATP-binding protein, producing MAEAGIKVKDLHFSWQSGQTAIKSCSLEVPRGEFWMLLGTNGSGKSTLLRLLAGLLAPTSGEIGVLHPVGFVFQNPDHQLVMPTVGADVAFGLVEEKLPPAAVRARVEEALGAVNLHTLQRRPIYALSGGQKQRVAIAGAIARRCEILLLDEPTALLDPDSQLDLVAGVRNLVKSRGITALWVTHRLDELNYCDGAFLLENGSLVDQGEPLRLKQRLMEVHKEVS from the coding sequence ATGGCGGAAGCGGGAATTAAAGTTAAGGATTTACACTTTAGTTGGCAAAGTGGACAGACAGCCATTAAATCTTGCTCTCTAGAAGTACCTAGAGGTGAGTTTTGGATGCTTTTGGGTACAAATGGCAGTGGTAAATCAACGCTACTGAGATTGTTAGCAGGATTATTAGCTCCTACATCAGGAGAGATTGGGGTTTTGCATCCCGTTGGCTTTGTGTTTCAAAATCCCGATCATCAACTGGTAATGCCTACAGTTGGTGCAGATGTGGCTTTTGGATTAGTCGAAGAAAAATTGCCCCCTGCAGCAGTTAGAGCCAGAGTAGAGGAGGCTTTAGGGGCTGTGAATTTACACACCCTACAACGTCGCCCTATATATGCTTTGAGTGGCGGACAGAAACAGCGAGTAGCAATTGCTGGTGCGATCGCACGTCGTTGTGAAATCTTACTATTAGATGAACCCACTGCCCTCTTAGATCCAGATAGCCAACTAGATTTAGTAGCTGGTGTCCGTAACCTTGTCAAAAGTCGTGGTATTACAGCGCTGTGGGTAACCCATCGCTTAGATGAGTTGAATTATTGTGACGGTGCTTTCTTATTAGAAAATGGCTCCCTTGTAGATCAAGGTGAACCCCTGCGCCTCAAACAGCGTTTGATGGAAGTACACAAAGAAGTGTCATAA
- a CDS encoding aminotransferase class V-fold PLP-dependent enzyme encodes MKDEKVNFKLQSSAYANLWTLDPGITFLNHGSYGACPKAVLSVQQKLRSQLEQEPINFFGRAWEPLIDNARSKLADFVGADSEDLVFVNNATTGVNAVLRSLTFTPEDEILTTNHEYNACRNALDFIASRTGARIVIAKIPFPIESPQQVIAAVMERVSPKTKLALVDHVTSQTGLIFPIQQLIKELQQRGVDILIDGAHAPGMIALNLREMGATYYTGNCHKWLCAPKGAAFLYVQRDKQPEIRPLTISHGANSPRTDKSRFQLEFDWTGTDDPTAYMCVPEAIAFMGSLLPGSWDELRQRNHQLVLEARQLLCQSLGVLPPCPESMIGSMAVVPMRTTWENRHFMSVHDELFDKFGIQVQVVPWQESPRLLLRISAQIYNTLEQYAYLAKALNQLEPG; translated from the coding sequence ATGAAGGATGAAAAGGTAAATTTCAAACTTCAATCTTCAGCATATGCAAACTTATGGACTCTTGATCCAGGAATAACATTTCTGAATCATGGGTCTTATGGTGCTTGTCCGAAAGCGGTATTAAGTGTTCAGCAAAAATTGCGATCGCAACTGGAACAAGAGCCAATAAACTTTTTTGGCAGAGCGTGGGAACCCCTGATAGATAATGCTAGAAGCAAACTAGCCGACTTTGTAGGCGCGGATAGCGAAGATCTGGTATTTGTCAACAATGCAACGACTGGTGTAAATGCAGTATTGCGATCGCTTACCTTCACTCCTGAAGATGAAATTTTGACAACCAACCACGAATATAATGCTTGCCGCAACGCCTTAGATTTTATTGCTAGTCGCACTGGGGCGCGGATAGTCATTGCTAAAATTCCGTTTCCGATTGAATCGCCACAGCAGGTAATAGCGGCGGTAATGGAGCGAGTTTCCCCAAAAACAAAGTTAGCGCTGGTAGATCATGTAACCAGCCAGACAGGGTTGATTTTCCCGATTCAGCAATTAATTAAGGAATTGCAACAGCGAGGCGTAGATATACTAATAGATGGTGCCCATGCCCCGGGAATGATAGCGCTGAATCTGCGAGAGATGGGGGCAACTTATTACACAGGCAATTGCCATAAATGGCTGTGTGCGCCTAAGGGAGCCGCATTTTTGTACGTTCAACGGGATAAACAGCCAGAAATTCGTCCTCTGACAATTAGTCACGGTGCTAATTCACCCAGAACTGATAAATCGAGATTTCAACTAGAATTCGATTGGACTGGTACAGACGATCCTACAGCTTATATGTGCGTTCCAGAAGCGATCGCCTTTATGGGTTCCTTGCTTCCTGGCAGTTGGGATGAGTTAAGACAAAGAAATCATCAGCTAGTGTTAGAAGCCAGACAGCTACTTTGCCAATCCCTAGGAGTTTTACCACCTTGTCCTGAGTCAATGATTGGGTCGATGGCAGTTGTACCCATGCGAACTACCTGGGAGAATCGGCATTTTATGTCTGTACATGATGAATTATTTGATAAATTTGGCATTCAAGTACAGGTAGTACCCTGGCAGGAATCCCCACGCCTGCTGCTGCGGATATCCGCACAAATTTACAATACGCTAGAGCAGTATGCATATTTGGCAAAAGCGTTGAATCAGCTCGAGCCTGGTTAA
- the psbD gene encoding photosystem II D2 protein (photosystem q(a) protein), which produces MTIAVGRAPSRGWFDVLDDWLKRDRFVFVGWSGILLFPCAFLALGGWLTGTTFVTSWYTHGLASSYLEGCNFITVAVSTPADSLGHSLLLLWGPEAQGDFTRWCQLGGLWPFVALHGAFGLIGFMLRQFEIARLVGIRPYNALAFSAPIAVFVSVFLMYPLGQSSWFFAPSFGVAGIFRFILFVQGFHNFTLNPFHMMGVAGVLGGALLCAIHGATVENTLFEDGEAANTFRAFNPTQSEETYSMVTANRFWSQIFGIAFSNKRWLHFFMLFVPVTGLWMAAIGIVGLALNLRAYDFVSQELRAAEDPEFETFYTKNILLNEGIRAWMAPQDQPHEQFVFPEEVLPRGNAL; this is translated from the coding sequence ATGACCATCGCAGTTGGGCGCGCCCCCAGTAGAGGGTGGTTTGACGTTCTAGACGACTGGTTGAAGCGCGATCGCTTCGTATTCGTAGGTTGGTCAGGGATATTATTATTCCCCTGCGCTTTCCTGGCACTAGGCGGTTGGCTCACAGGCACAACCTTCGTCACGTCATGGTACACCCACGGTTTAGCATCTTCTTATTTAGAAGGCTGTAACTTTATCACAGTAGCGGTATCCACCCCAGCCGATAGTTTGGGACATTCCCTACTGCTGCTGTGGGGGCCAGAAGCACAAGGAGACTTCACCCGTTGGTGTCAGCTAGGGGGGTTATGGCCATTCGTGGCGCTACACGGAGCCTTTGGATTAATAGGCTTCATGTTGCGGCAGTTTGAAATTGCTCGTCTAGTAGGAATCCGCCCATATAACGCCTTGGCATTTTCCGCACCAATTGCGGTATTTGTGAGCGTGTTCTTGATGTACCCCTTGGGACAATCAAGCTGGTTCTTTGCACCTAGCTTTGGTGTAGCAGGTATTTTCCGCTTCATCTTGTTTGTTCAAGGATTCCATAACTTCACCCTCAACCCCTTCCACATGATGGGAGTTGCAGGTGTGTTGGGTGGTGCATTGCTGTGTGCGATTCACGGTGCCACAGTCGAAAATACCCTGTTTGAAGACGGTGAAGCAGCCAATACCTTCCGCGCCTTCAATCCTACCCAATCAGAAGAAACCTACTCAATGGTGACCGCAAACCGATTCTGGTCACAGATTTTCGGGATTGCCTTCTCCAACAAACGCTGGTTACACTTCTTCATGTTGTTTGTGCCAGTCACAGGTCTATGGATGGCCGCAATTGGTATCGTTGGGTTAGCTCTGAACCTGCGGGCTTATGACTTTGTGTCACAAGAATTGCGTGCTGCTGAAGACCCGGAATTTGAAACTTTCTATACTAAGAACATTTTGCTGAACGAGGGTATCCGCGCTTGGATGGCTCCTCAAGATCAGCCCCACGAACAATTTGTATTCCCTGAAGAAGTTCTACCTCGCGGTAACGCTCTCTAA
- a CDS encoding iron uptake porin translates to MSNILWKSLVVSPAVLGATLLVSATAMAAPNTTTEVSSADKQAAVEVAPKAAEIIAQAAPTSDDAKVLDQVNRYSKEGSSNSQAQVTSVSQFSDVQPTDWAFQALQSLVERYGCIAGYPNGTYRGNRALTRYEFAAGLNACLDRVNELIATATADLVTKQDLATLQRLQEEFSAELATLRGRVDSLEARTAELEANQFSTTTKLVGEAIFAVSDAFGNNTGSANNTVFQDRVRLGLETSFTGRDKLTTRLAAGNASAFDFRDQNNLPIATAEGKQTYEVGSTGNNGVRIDRLTYEAPIGPAQVYIAASGGRHSHYAAVNNPYFFDKTDGGNGALTTFASESPIYRIGGGAGIAVNLPFSSGGSIFKPSSITLGYLASDANAPGANTGLFNGNYAALGQLNFAVGDRLALAATYVHGYHAAGTALFDSGAGLTNNNGLPVGGVVGTRQANLLTAAANSNSYGISAAFRPSDKLSLSGFVTYHDVNQVGAGNDYEAWSYGGGIALPDFGKRGNVLGIFAGAEPYARNRVTPGVATGANAPIHVEGFYKYRVSDNISVTPGIIWLRAPGQNNAEENAFIGTLRTTFTF, encoded by the coding sequence ATGTCTAATATTTTATGGAAATCCCTGGTCGTAAGCCCAGCAGTTTTAGGAGCAACACTGCTAGTTTCTGCAACAGCAATGGCAGCTCCCAATACCACAACTGAAGTCTCGTCAGCTGATAAACAAGCTGCGGTTGAAGTTGCTCCCAAAGCAGCAGAAATTATCGCGCAAGCAGCCCCCACCAGCGACGATGCCAAAGTTTTAGATCAAGTTAACCGCTACAGCAAAGAAGGTAGCAGTAACTCTCAGGCTCAAGTGACATCGGTTTCACAATTTTCCGATGTGCAACCAACTGATTGGGCTTTCCAAGCATTGCAATCATTGGTTGAGCGCTATGGTTGTATAGCAGGTTATCCGAATGGTACTTATCGTGGTAACCGTGCTTTAACCCGTTATGAATTTGCTGCTGGTTTGAATGCTTGTTTAGACCGAGTTAACGAATTGATTGCCACAGCAACAGCTGACTTGGTAACCAAGCAAGATTTAGCAACCTTACAGCGGTTACAAGAAGAATTTTCTGCAGAACTAGCAACCTTACGTGGTCGCGTTGATTCTTTGGAAGCACGTACTGCTGAATTGGAAGCCAATCAGTTCTCTACTACCACCAAGCTAGTCGGTGAAGCTATTTTTGCGGTTAGCGATGCTTTTGGTAACAACACTGGCTCTGCCAATAATACAGTATTCCAAGACAGAGTACGTTTAGGACTAGAAACCAGCTTTACTGGTAGAGACAAGTTAACAACTCGTCTAGCTGCTGGTAACGCCTCAGCTTTCGACTTCAGAGACCAAAATAATCTGCCTATCGCTACAGCAGAAGGCAAACAAACCTATGAAGTAGGTAGCACTGGTAATAACGGTGTCAGAATTGATCGGTTGACCTACGAAGCTCCTATTGGGCCAGCTCAAGTTTACATTGCTGCTAGTGGTGGTCGTCACAGTCATTACGCTGCTGTTAACAACCCCTACTTCTTCGATAAAACTGATGGTGGTAACGGTGCTTTAACTACCTTTGCATCTGAAAGCCCCATCTATCGTATTGGCGGTGGTGCAGGTATAGCTGTTAACCTACCTTTCAGCAGCGGTGGTAGTATCTTTAAACCAAGTTCTATTACATTAGGTTACTTGGCTTCCGATGCTAATGCTCCTGGTGCAAATACAGGTTTGTTCAATGGTAACTATGCTGCTTTAGGACAGTTGAACTTTGCAGTTGGCGATCGCTTGGCATTGGCTGCAACCTATGTCCACGGTTATCATGCTGCTGGCACAGCTCTATTTGATTCCGGTGCTGGTCTAACCAATAATAATGGTCTGCCCGTTGGTGGTGTAGTGGGTACTCGTCAAGCCAACCTGCTAACAGCAGCAGCTAACAGTAACTCCTACGGGATTTCAGCAGCATTCAGACCTAGTGACAAATTATCATTGAGTGGCTTCGTTACTTACCACGATGTCAACCAAGTTGGTGCTGGTAATGATTATGAAGCCTGGAGCTATGGTGGTGGTATCGCCCTACCTGACTTTGGTAAGAGAGGTAACGTGTTGGGTATTTTCGCAGGTGCTGAACCTTATGCACGTAACCGTGTCACACCTGGTGTAGCTACTGGCGCTAATGCACCAATCCACGTTGAAGGTTTCTACAAATATCGCGTGTCTGATAATATCTCTGTTACACCTGGTATTATCTGGTTGAGAGCTCCTGGCCAAAACAATGCCGAAGAAAACGCATTCATCGGTACACTCAGAACCACCTTTACCTTCTAG
- a CDS encoding NYN domain-containing protein, producing MPRSLSQAVLLVDGYNIIGAWPCLKKTRDNSGLEAARVELVETMTSYSSFQGYDTQIVFDAQYQNTCSNKEVVTELLSVHYTDFGQTADTYIEKLCASLRYQIIQSRISRVIVATSDRAQQLMVQGYGAEWLSAQQLCGEVETTVCRMRQKYQSRKQSKSRFLANAIDAKSRERLVELRMGLK from the coding sequence ATGCCCCGTTCCTTATCCCAAGCCGTTTTGTTAGTAGACGGCTACAACATAATTGGCGCTTGGCCTTGTTTGAAAAAAACTCGTGATAACTCAGGACTTGAGGCTGCACGAGTTGAATTAGTGGAAACGATGACTAGTTATAGTTCGTTTCAAGGTTACGATACTCAAATCGTTTTTGATGCCCAATATCAAAATACCTGTAGTAATAAAGAAGTTGTTACAGAGCTATTATCAGTTCACTATACTGATTTTGGGCAAACAGCAGATACCTATATTGAAAAACTCTGTGCGTCTTTACGCTACCAAATAATTCAGTCGCGAATTTCTCGCGTGATAGTCGCCACGTCAGATCGAGCGCAGCAACTGATGGTACAGGGGTATGGTGCTGAATGGTTGTCTGCACAACAACTATGTGGCGAAGTCGAAACTACTGTTTGTCGGATGCGACAGAAGTATCAGTCACGCAAACAATCTAAAAGCAGATTTTTAGCCAATGCTATCGATGCTAAGTCTCGGGAGCGTTTGGTAGAACTGCGAATGGGATTGAAGTAG